One Saimiri boliviensis isolate mSaiBol1 chromosome 7, mSaiBol1.pri, whole genome shotgun sequence genomic window, agaactgcttgaacccgggggttggagatcacagtgagccaagatcatgccactgcattccagcctggaagacagagtgaaactccatctaaaaaaaataaaaaataaaattaaaacgtCATGTTCTAGCATCGTTCAAATTTTTAGTTTGATAAGTATAAATAGTAAAGTTAAGGTATCCCTGAGGTATTAATTTCAAAGTGATCCAAAGGGTTTTGttattgatataaaataaaataaaagaaacaaactcagaaaAATTCTCAAAGACCTACTTCCCgggaaaatcaaaataaatggatatagGAGCATGTGTTGCTTCTGAAAATGTCAGTAttccctgaaaaaagaaaagaaaagaaaaaacttggaaTCCTTATATAAACTTTCAgtgaaattttcaattttaatttgatACAAATCTTTATTTACCTTCAATTCTTTGAAGCAAAACGTTATCTCAGTGTCCATTCCaatttgaaagaaatcaaagtcatCTGAGCCAACAAACATCTCACTGTACACAGCATTGCTCAAATCTGCTTAAATTatgggaaaataaagaataaaattagttCCAAaggtatttgttaaattttaatataaaaatataattggctgggcactgtggctcacacctgtcatcccagcactttgggaggccaaggtgggcagattacttgaacccagtagttcaagccagcctgagcaacatgtgaaaccccatctctgcaaaaaatataaaattactggggtgtggtggtgcgtgcctgtaatactagctacttgggaggctgaggcaggagaatcacttgaacctgggaggcagaggttgtggtaagctgagatcgtgccatcgcactccagcctgggcagcaagagtgaaactctatctcaaaaaataaataaaattaaattaaaaatacaaaaattagctggatgtggtgtcatgcacctgtagtccgcCTACTTGCAAGGCTGGggtaggaagactgcttgagccctggaggttgagcctatactgcaatgagctgtgatcacaccactgcacaccagcctgagtgacaaagtgagactctgtctcaaaaaaaaaaaaaaaaaaaaaagtaccaaaaacataagaaacaaaagataaacaGATAAGTTggattcaaaattaaaaacttttctgcTTCAAATCATgccatcaagaaaataaaaagacaaaccaaagaataggataaaatatttgcaaatcacagaTCTGGTAAGGGGCCAGTATACAGAATAATCAAGACAAATACTCCAGTAAAAAATGGGCAAGGCATTTGAACAGacagttctccaaagaagatatgcaaataaccaataagcacacaaaaagatgctcagtatcattagtcattagagaaatgcaaatcaaacaatGAGAAACTACTTTATACCAACTAGGATGGCTTTGATCTATCCAAAACACAGATGATAGacactggaaccctcatacactggtGGTAGGAATGTCAAATGGTGCAGCTgccttggaaaacagtttagcatttttttcaaaatgctgaACATAGGGTtcccatatgactcagcaatttcattcctaggtatatatccaagataaaatgaaaatatatgtcctcacaaaaacttgtacataaatatttatagcagcattattcatatgAGCCAAAAAGTCAAACAATCCAGATATCCATCAAATGAAGAACAGATACCTAAAATGTAGCATAACCATTCAAAGGaatttatttagcaataaaaagaattaaatacttgatacatactacaacatgaaACAAGCTTGAGAGACAGCCAGCCCCTGAACCAGCCACACCAACTGTGGCTGCCCCAGCACCAATAAACGTGCTGCTGTGTCAATGTCCCAGGAGACAacactggtctggaactcccgtcAGGCCACCTTGAGTGGGGAGCTGCTGTAGGAAGGTTGTTTAGATGAATTCTCTGGGCTATTCAAGAAGGAGGCAGACACAGGCCTGATTAGAGCACTGGTACAACAGTGGAACAGAGCTGGAGAAATGAGTAATGCTCCAGTGATCTGCATTTTTTCAGTCTCCCAGCTTTAGCCTTGGTCTCAGCGCTCAGcttcctaatttttctatttttagtagagatgggatttcaccacgttggccgctggtcttgaactccagacctcagggaatccacctgcctcagactcccaaagtgctgggattacaggcgtgagttacagCACCAGGccccattttcctcattttaaaaccaTCTGAATTTCAAAGCTAAATACTTTAATTGCTGATTGTGTTAAACTTGTTGAATCTCTTAAAAGTTTTTCCAACCTTTCTACATCTTACCGCTTTTTAGACAGGAATAAAATTATGCCACTGGTATTTGCAGTATGATTAGTAATCAACAAAGATAGGAAGTAATAATCCATCAAAATACCATTTCAGATATAATCCTTACCCATTGATTCTTCATTAGAACTCTTGAGGCAAAAATTCAGTGGAGTAACAGCAAGAGTAACTTCCTCTTGACTTGATGTAAAAAGAACAATGGCATCAGCAAGCaatctataaaatgtaaaaagcagttaacatttgaaaaacaaagagaaagacatACCTTATTAACTGGGACTCAAATCTCTTATCTGGAAATATATAATTTCTTGGCCTAGATTTAGAAAAATTTACCCAAATTCCTATCTTCTTTATTATACATAGCTGCtatgtttttagtatatttttaagttataactTCATTTGAAGGCCAAGAGAACAGTAAAATATATCCTTAGTAAAACACATGGAAGCTGTACGAACaaaattctagaataaaatatctttaatgcTATGTTTTTGTAAGcccaatcattttttaaaaattggtcctAGATCATACTGTAAAGGAAGATACTGGAAAATGAAGCTGTTCAAAAACAACTCAGGTAAATTATGCTGGAAACTCAGATGAGGGGGCAGAGGTTTCTAAGCAGCCTGTTACCTatattctttccctttatttctttcctcgACTATTACCCGTTGCTTTCAAGGTTCTCTTGACATCCCAAATGCCCTTTTATTCTGACTCCTTTTTTctaaacaactttattgagatataattcccATATGACATAATTCACAGATCGAAAATTgttggatttgcatttccctaatgactaatgatgctggGCATCTTTTCAAGTGCTTATTGCCATTTGTacatttgctttgaaaaaatGACTACTAAAATCCTTTGCTTATTTATTATAgctgggttgtctttttattattgtattatagGTTCTGCACTCCTTTTGACATTGAGGTATTATTAAGATAAAAACGAGGCGgagcaccatggctcacgcctgtaatcccaacactttgggaagtcaaggcagttggatcacctgaggccaagagttcaagaccagcctggccaacatggtgaaaccctgtctctactaaaaatacaaatattagccaggcatggtggcaggcacccataatcccagctactcaggaggctgaggcagaagaattgctcgaacacgggaggcggaggttgcagtaagccaagatcgcaccagtgcactccaacctgagtgacagagcaagactctgtctcaaaaaaaaaaaaaaaaaaaagataaaaatgaaattcttagaATTTATGTAATCTTGGTGTTAATCTAATGTTAGACATTGGCTGAGCAGTGTTTCTTGATATCAAAATGTCAGGAACACCACAAAATTCATTTGGGAACTTTTCCAGTGTTAAGCAGGGGCAGTTATACAAGATACCAAATAATTTGACACAGAAAAAATGACAATATGAATGTGcaattcaaaaaggaaagaaggaagggccaggtgtggtagcttacgcctgtgatcccagtactttgggaggctgaggcagatggatcacttgagctcaggagtttgtctcaatcagcctgagcaacatgtcgaaaccccatctctacaaaaaatatgaaaattagctgggcatggtagcttgtaCCTATAGtgccagcaacttgggaggctgaagcacaagaattgtttcaacccaggaggtggaggttgcagtgggccaagatcacgtcactgcactccaacctgggccatagaggaagactttgtctcaaataataatactaatcatagtaataataataaaacaatatggaTAAAATATCCTTGGGTCACAAAATAATGTTAATTAATGTTTAATGCTACAGCTGAACTAAAAACTGGATGCATTTCAAATAACAAGTTTCAAGTTTCAAATTTCAAGACAAATACGCCTCACTCATTatctagagaaaagaaactgTTAACACTTAGGGCCAAAATCATTTcacataaaaaatgttaaaatttcctCAAGCTTCGTGTTCTAAGATTCAGACAGGTACCGTATAAATGCAACTTGATATAAAAATCCACTGATGGGAGACTTTTAGAACTTTCTTGGGTCCTTAAATTAGTATTGCTACCATTAGTTATTATCCACTATTATCTTTTTCAAGGTTTCCTCTTGCCCCTGAAGGGTGATCTCTCCAAGTCAAATTttagcttaaaaatatatattactgacTGAAAAGCTCTAGGGCATTAATTCTTCACTCCCTGACCATATTATATCCAGGAGAAAAGAAATTGACAACAGAGAACTCATTACCTTGGTTGAATCATTAGTGTATTAGTACAAACATTCTTGTCAAAAATAACTTGCAAAGGCTGACTTTCTTGAAAACATATATTATGAGTTCTTTTAATACCTTAAAAGGAATAAAGCCACCTCTTAATAACTTTTAAGTACAAAATTAACAAATCAAATATGTCTTTAAGTTTCACaaccaaattaaaataataaacttaaaagTAACATCTATTATCTGGGCAGTACATACAGCTTGGAGAAGCACTATTCCTTAATGAAATGTGTTTATCGCTCCCTGGTGGACACCAAGAAATATGTCACTGCCTTGACCaatcaggcaggagaattcccaAATTCCTTTGAAATACAAgcagtttccctttttttttttttttttttttggttaatttttttttattgatacatgctattttaaaatatttatgaggtacatgcagctgggcgcagtggctcatgcctatgtaatcctagcactttgggaggccacggtgggtggatcacttgaggccaggagttcaaaaccagcctggtcaacatggtgtaaccctgtcactactaaaaatacaaaaatcagccaggtgtggtggcgcacacctgtaatcccagctactcaaggctgaggtacgagaatcgc contains:
- the RAD9B gene encoding cell cycle checkpoint control protein RAD9B isoform X3, coding for MNENEHDTTLNLKCKLGMKSILPIFRCLNSLEKNIEKCKIFTRSDKCKVVIQFFYRHGIKRTHNICFQESQPLQVIFDKNVCTNTLMIQPRLLADAIVLFTSSQEEVTLAVTPLNFCLKSSNEESMADLSNAVYSEMFVGSDDFDFFQIGMDTEITFCFKELKGILTFSEATHAPISIYFDFPGKWSFTLSSRLECSGMILAHCDLQPPGSSSSPASASQVAEITGTHHHAWLIFIFLVEVGFHHVGQAGLELLTSSDLPTLASQSAGITGVSHNTWPTWHFLIGNLIEKGIFIYRVKHL